CTGATCGCCGATCAGATTGGCAGCCAGCGCCGCAGCGCCAAGCTCGCGGCCTCGGTTCCCGACGCCACGCCGGCGGAATAATCGGTTCGGTCTAGCGCCAAATTGTAAATGGAAGGCGGTTGCGTCGAGCCTCGCAGGGGCTTCGCCCCGCACCTTTGACAAGGTGCCCCCCAGAGTATTTCGGGCCAGATGACAGGGGAGGACCGCTCTTTATCATCTGGCCCGAAATACTCTGGGGGAGCCTCCGCGGGAGGCGGGGGCAAAGCCCCCTAAACTTCACATCGAAAAGGAGGTGCCGCAGCCGCAGGAAGAGGTCGCGTTCGGGTTTTCGATCACGAAACGCGCGCCGATCAGTTCCTCGCTGAAATCGATTGTCGCCCCGGACAGGAAGGGCAGGGAGGTTGCATCGACGACGACCTTCTGTCCCTGACCTTCGATCACCAGATCGTCGGAGGCGATTTCATCCAGCTTGATCTCGTATTGAAACCCAGAACAGCCGCCGCCCTCGACGGCGACGCGCAGGGCCTGATCGCCCGCCCCGATTTCGGCAAGGCGGGTAAAGGCGCGGTCTGTGACTTTCGGCGGCAGATTCATTGGTGCATCCTCTGACATTTTGCATGTCCGTTACAGCCAATATAAGGAGTAAGGCAAAAGGCGACAAGAAGTCGAGGGACCGACATGACCACAGTATTTGCCTCCGACCCGTCTGCCAGCCGTGGACGGCTTTATCGCGAGGACCTCAGCTCCTTCCGCTCGCCCTTCCAGCGCGACCGGGATCGGATCATCCATGCCTCGGCCTTTCGGCGGCTGAAGCACAAGACACAGGTCTTCATTGAACACGAGGGTGATTACTTCCGCACGCGGCTGACCCATTCCATCGAGGTCGGGCAGGTGGCGCGCACGATGTGCGGGGCGCTTGGCCTTGATCAGGAACTGACCGAAGCCGTGGCCCTGGCCCATGACCTTGGGCATCCCCCCTTCGGGCATACCGGCGAGGACGCGCTGCACGCATTGATGGCGCCCTATGGGGGATTCGACCACAACGCCCAGGCCATCCGCATCGTCACCAGTCTCGAGCGGACCTATGCCGAATGGGACGGGCTGAACCTGACCTGGGAAACCCTGGAAGGTATCGCCAAGCACAACGGTCCGGTTACCGGGACGATCCCCTATGCCTTGGCGGATTACAACGCTCTGGATGATCTGGAACTGGCCACCCATGCCTCGGCAGAGGCGCAGGTGGCGGCCCTCTCCGACGATATCGCCTATAACAACCACGATCTGCATGACGGGTTGCGCGCCGAGTTGTTCTCGACCGAGGAACTGGCCGAACTGCCGATCCTGAACGAATGTTTCGCCGAGGTGGATCGGCTGTACCCCGGCCTCAACCTTTATCGTCGCCGGCACGAGGCGTTGCGGCGGTTCTTTGGTGTGCTGGTCGAGGATGTGATTACCGTGACCCGCGCCAATCTGACCGCGCTTGATCCGCAGAGTGTCACCGACATCCGCCTTGCCGGACGCATGATGGTGCAGTTCTCGCCCGCGCTCTGGAGCGATCTCAAGGTGATCCGGAAGTTCCTGTTCCATCGTATGTACCGCGCCCCCGAGGTAGTCGAGATGCGCGCCAAGGTGACCCGGATCATCCACGAGCTTTTCCCGCTGTTCATGGATCACCCGGAGGTGCTGCCCAAGCAATGGCGCAAGGATGTCAAGGCGGTCGAGGGTGATCGGACCGCGCTGGCCCGGATCGTTTGCGATTACATCTCGGGGATGACGGACCGGTTTGCCATAGTTGAACATGCGCGGTTGACCGGACAGGATCCTGAGCCCGGTCTGCGGGCTTCCGGTCCCGGCCATATCCGCTACGCCGAGCGGGTCGAGGAAGACTGAAGCGCGGGGCATCCGGATGCTGGAAGAACCCGAGGCGCGGGGCCGGCACGGCCTGCCGCCCGCCTTTTCATTGACCTCGCGAATATGGCTGCTAAACCGCGCGGATACCTTCAGGAAAGCGTCATGAACCTCTTTACCGATATCCGCAGCCTCGTTCTGGAAAGCCTTACCGCCCTGCAGGCACGGGGGGATCTGCCCGAAGGCCTGGTCTTCGACAGCGTGACCGTCGAGCCGCCGCGCGATCCGGCCCATGGCGACATGGCGACCAATGCGGCGATGGTGCTGGCGAAACCCGCCGGGATGAAGCCCCGCGACATCGCCGAGGCCCTCGCGGCCCTGTTGATCGAGGATCCGCGCATCGACAGCGCCGAGGTTGCCGGTCCGGGCTTTCTGAACCTGCGTCTGGCCGAGGCGATCTGGGGCGAAATCGTGACCGCCGCGCTGCACGAGGGCACCGGCTATGGCCGTTCGGTCATGGGCGAAGGTACGCGTGTAAATGTCGAATATGTCTCGGCAAATCCCACCGGACCGTTGCATGTCGGCCACACGCGCGGCGCGGTCTTTGGTGATGCGCTGGCAGAATTGCTGGCCTATGCGGGCTATGGCGTCACGCGGGAATACTACATCAATGACGGCGGTGCCCAGGTCGATGTCCTGGCGCGCTCGGTCTACCTGCGCTACCTCGAAGCCCATGGGCGCGAGGTCGAATTTGCCGATGGCACCTATCCCGGCGACTACCTGATCGAGACCGGCGCGGCGCTGAAGGACCGGGTGGGCGACGCATATGTCGACCAGCCCGAAGAGGTCTGGTTGCAAGATATCCGCAGCTTCGCCACCGAGGCGATGATGGACCTGATCCGCGAAGATCTGGCACTGCTGAACGTGCAGATGGATGTCTTCTATTCCGAAAAGAGCCTTTACGGCACCGGCCGCATCGAAGAAGCAATCGAGACCCTGCGTGCAAAGGGCCTGATCTATCGGGGCGTGCTGGAACCGCCCAAGGGCAAGATGCCCGAAGACTGGGAACCCCGCGAGCAGACCCTGTTCAAGAGCACCGAACATGGCGATGACGTTGACCGTCCGATTGCGAAATCCGATGGCGCCTGGACCTATTTCGCGCCCGATATTGCCTACCATTATGATAAGGTTTCCAGAGGCTTCGACCAGCTTATTGATGTGTTCGGTGCCGATCACGGCGGCTATGTCAAACGCATGAAGGCGGCCGTTTCGGCGCTGTCGGATGACCGCGTGCCGCTGGACATCAAGCTGTGCCAATTGGTCAAGCTGTTCAAGAACGGCGAGCCCTTCAAGATGTCCAAGCGGGCCGGGACCTTCATCATGCTGCGCGACGTGGTCGAACAGGTTGGCGCCGATGTGACCCGCTTCGTGATGCTGACGCGCAAGAACGACGCGCCGCTCGATTTCGACTTCGACAAGGTGCTGGAACAGAGCCGCGAGAACCCGGTGTTCTACGTGCAATATGCCCATGCGCGGATTTGCTCTGCCCTGCGCAAGGCAGAGGCGGCGGGAATCGCCTGCGGCGATGCCGACCTGCTGGCTACCCCGACCAGCGTGACACATCCGTCCGAACTGGCTGTTGCGCGCAAGCTGGCCGAATGGCCGCGCCAGGTGGAAATCGCCGCCCGCACCCATGAGCCGCATCGGATCGCCTTCTACCTCTACGAACTCGCCTCCGATCTGCATGCGCTCTACAATCGCGGCAACGAGGAAACCCAGTTGCGCTTCGTCCAGGAAGATGCGCCGCAGGTCAGCCAGTCGAAATTGGCCCTGGCCCGCGCCGTGACCGTTGTCATTTCGGCTGGATTGGGTATCCTTGGGGTCACTCCGGCGAAAGAAATGCGATAACGCAGCAGCCGGGGCGAGCAGTTGGCAAAACCGGAATATCGGCCGGAGACTCCATTAAAGAGGGGCCGGCAGAGCCCCGGCAGGCAGAGGCGTTATGGCAGAATATCAGGCGGACGGGCGGTATCAGCCCGTCGAAACGGCTTCCTTTGGGAAAATCGTCACCTGGGTCGGGGGGATCCTCTCGGTCGCGATGGTGGCCGGGGTGGTCTTCTGGGGCTACAAGATGGTGATGCGGGATGTCTCCGGTGTGCCGGTGGTTCGCGCGATGGCGGGCGATGTGCGCCGCATGCCCGAGGATGCCGGTGGCCAGACGGCCGATTTCCAGGGGCTTGCGGTGAACCGTGTCGCTGCTGGCGAAGGGGCTGACGGGGCCGCCGATCGTGTCAGCCTTGCGCCCGAACCGCAGCGCCTTGGCCAGGAAGGCATGACCGAACGCGAATTGGCCGTTGCCCTGCGCATCAAGCAGGACGCGGCGCCAACTGGCGGTGCCGATCTGGGCCGCGACGATAGTGCCGCGCTGGCCTCGCTTGTGATCGAGGGCGCGGAAAACACCCCCCGCAATGCGCCGCTGACCGAAGATTATGTTGATGCCGCCCCCGAGGAACTGGTCGAGGCCGCGCTGCCCGAGTCGGATGGGGCAGGGACGCCAACGGCTGTCGCGGCCATCGGTGCCTATTCGGTGCGCCCGCGCATGCGCCCCACGGATTTGGCCGAGGTCCGTGCCGCGGCCATCGCCAGCCCGCCCGCGCCGGTGCAAAGCTTTGTCGCTTCGGCGGATGTGCCCATGGGCACGCAGCTGGCGCAGCTCGGCTCCTTCGGGTCCGAAGAAATCGCACAGCAGGAATGGACCCGCCTGTCGCGCAAGTTCGACATCTATCTCGACGGTAAGCAACGGGTGATCCAGCGGGCCGAGGTCGGTGGCCGGATCTACTACCGCCTGCGCGCCATGGGCTTTGCCAGCCTCGGGGATACCGAACGCTTCTGCGCGGCACTGGTCGCCAGCAACGCCGATTGCATCGCGGTCGTGACCCGGTAATACCGGGTCCGCCATGCGGGATCGCGGGCCCATTTCGTCAGGGCCCGGACAGCGTGATCCCTCTGCCCGATCTGCCGAACCAGCCCCCTTCGCCCTATCAGACAGGAGCCGCCCATGCCCTTCGGAGCCACGATCCTAGATCCCACCGGGCCGGTTCTGACGGCCGAGGAAAAGCAGTTCTTTCGTGATGCGGACCCCTATGGGTTCATCCTGTTCGCCCGCCATATCGAAACCCCGGATCAGATCCGCGCACTTTGCAGCGACCTGCGCGATACGGTAGGGCGCAATGCGCCGATCCTGCTTGATCAGGAAGGCGGCCGGGTGCAGCGCCTTGGCCCGCCCGATTTCCGGCAATGGGATGCGCCGCTGGATTTTGCCGGGCGCGCCAGCAACCCGGTGCAGGCCATGTACCTGCGCTATGCGATCATCGCCGCCGAAATGCGGTCTGTCGGGATCGACGTGAATTGCGCGCCGCTGGTCGATGTGGCGGACGAACAGACCCACCCGTTCCTGCGCAACCGCTGCTACGGCATGGATGCGCCGACGGTTGCGGGTCTGGGCCGTGCCGTGTCGATGGGCTTGCTCGCCGGTGGTGTCCTGCCGGTGGTCAAGCATATGCCGGGGCATGGTCGGGCGCGCAGCGACAGCCATTTTGATCTGCCCCGCGTCACGGCCCCGCTGGAGGCCCTGCACGAGGTCGATTTCGCCCCCTTCAAGGTGCTGAACGACCAGCCCATGGGGATGACCGCCCATATCGTTTACGAGGCTCTGGACCCCGAGGCGCCCGCCACCCTGTCGCCGCGCGTCATGCAGGTGATCCGCAACGACATCGGTTTCGACAACCTGATCATGACCGACGATATCTCGATGAAGGCCCTGTCGGGCAGCCTGTCGGACCTTGCCCTCGGATCGCTTGCGGCGGGCTGTGACGTGGTTCTGCTTTGCAATGCTTCGCTTGAGGATCGCCGCGCCGTGGCCGAGGCTGCCGGCACGATGTCGCCCCCCGCCCAGACCCGCGCCGAACGCGCGCTGCTGTCGCGCCCCGACACCGCCCCCAAGCTTGACATCGAGGAATTGGAGGCCAAGCTGTCCGCTCTTGTGGACGGACCGCTATATGGCTGAAAAGGACCTTTTCGAAGAAGACGAAGGCTCGGTCGCCGCACGTCTGGCAGCCGAGGCCCTGATCGTCGATGTCGAAGGGTTCGAAGGCCCACTTGACCTGCTGCTGACCCTGTCGCGCACCCAGAAGGTTGATCTGCGCCGGATCTCCATCCTGACCCTGGCCGAGCAATACCTGGCCTTCGTTGAAAAGGCCAAGACGCTGCGGATCGAACTGGCCGCGGATTACCTGGTGATGGCGGCCTGGCTGGCCTTCCTCAAATCGCGGCTGCTGCTGCCCCCCGATCCCACCGAAGAAGGCCCCTCGGGCGAAGAGCTGGCCGCGCACCTCGCGTTCCAGCTTGAACGCCTTCAGGCGATGCGCGACGTGGCCGCCCGGTTGATGGCGCGGGACCAGCGCGGGCGGGATTTCTTCGTGCGGGGCGTGCCTGAAAACGTCACCCGCGTGCGGACGGTCACCTATTCCGCGACCCTGCTGGACCTGATGCAGGCCTATGCCCGCATCCGGACAAAGGACGAATTCCGCCCCTTTGTTCTGGATCGCGACAATGTCTTCACCATGGAGCAGGCGCTGGATCACATGCGCTCGATGATCGGCTACGGGGGCAGCTGGATGGACCTGTCCGACTACATGCCAAAGGGCTGGGATGCCCATCCGATGCGCCGCAGGTCGGTGACGGCGGCGACCTTTGCCGCCTCGCTGGAACTGGCCAAGGAGGGCAAGGTCGAGCTGCGTCAAAGCGAGACCTTCGCGCCCATTGAAATGCGTCGCAGAGAGGACCGCAATGACCGCTGAAGACGCCCCCGCCACCGGGCCGGAGGTCACGCCGGAGCAGGTGGAGCCGCGCGAGTCGCTGTTCACCGCGCCGCCCATGGCCGAACAGGAACGCATGGTCGAAGCCATCCTGTTCGCCGCCACCGAACCGGTGTCCGTGGCCGACCTGAACGCCCGGATGCCGCATGGCTGTGACGGCTCGGAGGCGGTGCAGCACCTTCGCAAACGCTATG
The Pseudooceanicola algae genome window above contains:
- a CDS encoding glycoside hydrolase family 3 N-terminal domain-containing protein, producing the protein MPFGATILDPTGPVLTAEEKQFFRDADPYGFILFARHIETPDQIRALCSDLRDTVGRNAPILLDQEGGRVQRLGPPDFRQWDAPLDFAGRASNPVQAMYLRYAIIAAEMRSVGIDVNCAPLVDVADEQTHPFLRNRCYGMDAPTVAGLGRAVSMGLLAGGVLPVVKHMPGHGRARSDSHFDLPRVTAPLEALHEVDFAPFKVLNDQPMGMTAHIVYEALDPEAPATLSPRVMQVIRNDIGFDNLIMTDDISMKALSGSLSDLALGSLAAGCDVVLLCNASLEDRRAVAEAAGTMSPPAQTRAERALLSRPDTAPKLDIEELEAKLSALVDGPLYG
- a CDS encoding segregation and condensation protein A encodes the protein MAEKDLFEEDEGSVAARLAAEALIVDVEGFEGPLDLLLTLSRTQKVDLRRISILTLAEQYLAFVEKAKTLRIELAADYLVMAAWLAFLKSRLLLPPDPTEEGPSGEELAAHLAFQLERLQAMRDVAARLMARDQRGRDFFVRGVPENVTRVRTVTYSATLLDLMQAYARIRTKDEFRPFVLDRDNVFTMEQALDHMRSMIGYGGSWMDLSDYMPKGWDAHPMRRRSVTAATFAASLELAKEGKVELRQSETFAPIEMRRREDRNDR
- a CDS encoding SPOR domain-containing protein — its product is MAEYQADGRYQPVETASFGKIVTWVGGILSVAMVAGVVFWGYKMVMRDVSGVPVVRAMAGDVRRMPEDAGGQTADFQGLAVNRVAAGEGADGAADRVSLAPEPQRLGQEGMTERELAVALRIKQDAAPTGGADLGRDDSAALASLVIEGAENTPRNAPLTEDYVDAAPEELVEAALPESDGAGTPTAVAAIGAYSVRPRMRPTDLAEVRAAAIASPPAPVQSFVASADVPMGTQLAQLGSFGSEEIAQQEWTRLSRKFDIYLDGKQRVIQRAEVGGRIYYRLRAMGFASLGDTERFCAALVASNADCIAVVTR
- a CDS encoding HesB/IscA family protein, producing the protein MNLPPKVTDRAFTRLAEIGAGDQALRVAVEGGGCSGFQYEIKLDEIASDDLVIEGQGQKVVVDATSLPFLSGATIDFSEELIGARFVIENPNATSSCGCGTSFSM
- the argS gene encoding arginine--tRNA ligase; the encoded protein is MNLFTDIRSLVLESLTALQARGDLPEGLVFDSVTVEPPRDPAHGDMATNAAMVLAKPAGMKPRDIAEALAALLIEDPRIDSAEVAGPGFLNLRLAEAIWGEIVTAALHEGTGYGRSVMGEGTRVNVEYVSANPTGPLHVGHTRGAVFGDALAELLAYAGYGVTREYYINDGGAQVDVLARSVYLRYLEAHGREVEFADGTYPGDYLIETGAALKDRVGDAYVDQPEEVWLQDIRSFATEAMMDLIREDLALLNVQMDVFYSEKSLYGTGRIEEAIETLRAKGLIYRGVLEPPKGKMPEDWEPREQTLFKSTEHGDDVDRPIAKSDGAWTYFAPDIAYHYDKVSRGFDQLIDVFGADHGGYVKRMKAAVSALSDDRVPLDIKLCQLVKLFKNGEPFKMSKRAGTFIMLRDVVEQVGADVTRFVMLTRKNDAPLDFDFDKVLEQSRENPVFYVQYAHARICSALRKAEAAGIACGDADLLATPTSVTHPSELAVARKLAEWPRQVEIAARTHEPHRIAFYLYELASDLHALYNRGNEETQLRFVQEDAPQVSQSKLALARAVTVVISAGLGILGVTPAKEMR
- a CDS encoding deoxyguanosinetriphosphate triphosphohydrolase, with translation MTTVFASDPSASRGRLYREDLSSFRSPFQRDRDRIIHASAFRRLKHKTQVFIEHEGDYFRTRLTHSIEVGQVARTMCGALGLDQELTEAVALAHDLGHPPFGHTGEDALHALMAPYGGFDHNAQAIRIVTSLERTYAEWDGLNLTWETLEGIAKHNGPVTGTIPYALADYNALDDLELATHASAEAQVAALSDDIAYNNHDLHDGLRAELFSTEELAELPILNECFAEVDRLYPGLNLYRRRHEALRRFFGVLVEDVITVTRANLTALDPQSVTDIRLAGRMMVQFSPALWSDLKVIRKFLFHRMYRAPEVVEMRAKVTRIIHELFPLFMDHPEVLPKQWRKDVKAVEGDRTALARIVCDYISGMTDRFAIVEHARLTGQDPEPGLRASGPGHIRYAERVEED